One stretch of Clavibacter californiensis DNA includes these proteins:
- a CDS encoding YchJ family protein, translated as MTRLSPDAPWSTPDDDAWCPCTSGDAYGACCGPLHRGGTAAPTAERLMRSRFAAYARGDAAYLARSWHPSSRPEEIVLDPSVRWFRLTIHRRSLGGPDDATGVVDFEASFRHHGERGSQREASRFVRHAGSWVYLDAL; from the coding sequence ATGACGCGCCTCTCCCCCGACGCCCCGTGGTCGACGCCGGACGACGACGCCTGGTGCCCGTGCACGAGCGGCGATGCGTACGGCGCGTGCTGCGGCCCGCTGCACCGGGGCGGAACGGCCGCGCCGACCGCCGAGCGGCTGATGCGCTCCCGCTTCGCCGCCTACGCGCGCGGCGATGCGGCCTACCTCGCCCGCAGCTGGCACCCGTCCTCGCGACCCGAGGAGATCGTCCTCGACCCGTCCGTCCGCTGGTTCCGGCTCACCATCCACCGCAGGTCGCTCGGCGGTCCCGACGACGCGACGGGCGTCGTCGACTTCGAGGCGTCGTTCCGGCACCACGGGGAGCGCGGCAGCCAGCGCGAGGCGAGCCGCTTCGTGCGGCACGCGGGATCCTGGGTCTACCTCGACGCCCTCTGA
- a CDS encoding mycothiol transferase yields the protein MTPATDLLVDAYGRIAEIVRDAVDGLDADELAFRPDPEANSIGWLVWHLARVQDAQVADVAGHDQTWSTGGWAGRFALPFEESATGYGQSPQDVAALEGVTAELLVGYLDAVQFATLAYLAGLDDAELARVVDQDWTPPVTLGARLVSVLSDDLQHAGQASYLAGLLARRR from the coding sequence ATGACCCCCGCCACCGACCTGCTCGTGGACGCCTACGGGCGCATCGCCGAGATCGTGCGCGATGCCGTCGACGGCCTCGACGCCGACGAGCTCGCCTTCCGCCCGGATCCCGAGGCCAACTCCATCGGCTGGCTCGTCTGGCACCTCGCCCGCGTGCAGGACGCCCAGGTCGCCGACGTCGCCGGCCACGACCAGACCTGGTCGACCGGCGGATGGGCGGGGCGCTTCGCCCTCCCGTTCGAGGAGTCGGCGACCGGATACGGCCAGTCGCCCCAGGACGTCGCGGCGCTGGAGGGCGTCACAGCGGAGCTCCTCGTCGGCTACCTCGACGCCGTGCAGTTCGCAACGCTCGCCTACCTCGCGGGACTCGATGACGCCGAGCTCGCCCGCGTGGTGGACCAGGACTGGACCCCGCCCGTGACGCTCGGCGCCCGCCTCGTCAGCGTGCTCTCGGACGACCTGCAGCACGCCGGGCAGGCGTCCTACCTCGCGGGTCTCCTCGCCCGTCGCCGCTGA
- the dhaL gene encoding dihydroxyacetone kinase subunit DhaL, giving the protein MALGTDWVVAWIKEAARVVADQRGELITLDREIGDGDHGENLDRGFGAVTEKLAALAPDAAPADALKTVATTLISTVGGASGPLLGTAYLKASAAVAGLADLDASAIADVLEAAVGGIVLRGKAERGDKTMVDAWGPAAEAARAAADAGSGPADALEAAADAAAHGAVATEPLVARKGRASYLGDRAIGHRDPGAQSSALILRAAATTARAADGSAS; this is encoded by the coding sequence ATGGCACTCGGGACCGACTGGGTCGTCGCCTGGATCAAGGAAGCGGCGCGCGTCGTCGCCGACCAGCGCGGTGAGCTCATCACCCTCGACCGCGAGATCGGCGACGGCGACCACGGTGAGAACCTCGACCGCGGCTTCGGCGCGGTCACCGAGAAGCTGGCGGCCCTCGCGCCCGACGCCGCGCCCGCCGACGCGCTGAAGACGGTCGCCACCACCCTGATCTCCACCGTCGGCGGCGCCTCCGGGCCGCTGCTCGGGACGGCGTACCTCAAGGCATCCGCGGCCGTCGCCGGCCTCGCGGACCTCGACGCGTCCGCGATCGCCGACGTCCTCGAGGCGGCGGTGGGCGGCATCGTCCTCCGCGGCAAGGCCGAGCGGGGCGACAAGACGATGGTGGACGCGTGGGGTCCCGCCGCCGAGGCCGCGCGTGCCGCCGCCGACGCGGGATCCGGCCCGGCCGACGCCCTCGAGGCGGCCGCCGACGCCGCCGCGCACGGCGCGGTGGCGACGGAGCCGCTCGTGGCCCGCAAGGGACGCGCGTCCTACCTGGGCGACCGCGCCATCGGCCACCGCGACCCGGGCGCGCAGTCGTCCGCGCTCATCCTGCGCGCCGCGGCCACGACCGCCCGCGCCGCCGACGGGTCGGCATCGTGA
- a CDS encoding MIP/aquaporin family protein codes for MMRKRSPARLDERSEHHAVDLGVIFLSETVGTALLVLLGCGVVANVALIKSKGLAGGTLMVNFGWGLAVFAGVTVSYASGAHLNPAVTLGLLAAGKIQDPASVPVYILAQMVGAIIGAVFCWLAYKQHFDEEPDAATKLGVFSTGPSIRNYAWNLVTEIIGTFVLVIVILGFSLANNPDAEASTPAGLSALGAIPVALLVVGIGASLGGPTGYAINPARDLGPRIAHAFLPIKGKGSSDWSYAWVPVVGPAIGGVLAGLASYALLPIL; via the coding sequence ATGATGCGGAAGAGGTCGCCCGCGCGCCTCGACGAACGATCGGAGCACCACGCAGTGGATCTTGGAGTCATTTTCCTGTCGGAGACGGTGGGCACCGCCCTCCTCGTCCTCCTCGGATGCGGAGTCGTGGCGAACGTCGCGCTCATCAAGTCGAAGGGGCTCGCCGGCGGCACCCTGATGGTCAACTTCGGCTGGGGCCTCGCGGTCTTCGCCGGTGTCACCGTCTCGTACGCGTCCGGCGCGCACCTGAACCCGGCCGTCACGCTCGGCCTCCTCGCCGCCGGCAAGATCCAGGACCCGGCGAGCGTCCCCGTGTACATCCTCGCCCAGATGGTCGGCGCCATCATCGGCGCCGTGTTCTGCTGGCTCGCCTACAAGCAGCACTTCGACGAGGAGCCCGACGCGGCCACCAAGCTCGGCGTCTTCTCGACGGGCCCGTCCATCCGCAACTACGCATGGAACCTCGTCACGGAGATCATCGGCACCTTCGTGCTGGTCATCGTGATCCTCGGCTTCAGCCTCGCGAACAACCCCGACGCGGAGGCGTCCACCCCCGCCGGCCTCTCGGCCCTCGGCGCCATCCCCGTCGCCCTCCTCGTGGTCGGCATCGGCGCGTCCCTCGGCGGGCCGACCGGCTACGCCATCAACCCGGCCCGTGACCTCGGACCCCGCATCGCGCACGCGTTCCTGCCCATCAAGGGCAAGGGCTCGAGCGACTGGTCCTACGCCTGGGTCCCGGTCGTCGGCCCCGCCATCGGCGGCGTCCTCGCCGGCCTCGCGTCCTACGCGCTGCTCCCCATCCTCTAG
- the dhaM gene encoding dihydroxyacetone kinase phosphoryl donor subunit DhaM, with protein MSVGLVLVSHSALIAHGLVDLARQMAPTVALVPAGGSGDGTRADAGIGTSFDVVSAALAEAEGGDGVVVLADLGSAYLTAETAVDMLDEDAAARVLVVRAPLVEGAVAAAVAAETGGSLEDVGAAAASAAGADAVDDADAGLAPDPRADGSEPAPAGSSGTFRGEATLVNRDGLHARPAADFVTRASAYSAAVTVNGQNAASLLGVMALGLTRGAHVVIEATGEDADEAVTALVELIESGFGEA; from the coding sequence GTGAGCGTCGGTCTCGTCCTCGTCTCGCACAGCGCCCTCATCGCGCACGGGCTCGTCGACCTCGCGCGCCAGATGGCGCCGACCGTCGCCCTCGTGCCCGCGGGCGGGTCCGGCGACGGCACGCGCGCCGACGCGGGCATCGGCACGAGCTTCGACGTCGTCTCCGCGGCGCTCGCCGAGGCGGAGGGCGGGGACGGCGTCGTCGTGCTCGCCGACCTCGGCTCCGCGTACCTCACGGCCGAGACCGCGGTCGACATGCTCGACGAGGACGCCGCCGCGCGCGTCCTCGTGGTGCGGGCACCGCTGGTCGAGGGCGCGGTCGCCGCCGCGGTGGCCGCCGAGACGGGCGGCTCCCTCGAGGATGTGGGCGCGGCCGCAGCCTCGGCCGCCGGTGCCGACGCCGTGGATGACGCCGATGCCGGCCTCGCGCCGGATCCGCGGGCTGACGGCTCCGAGCCCGCCCCGGCCGGCTCATCGGGGACCTTCCGCGGCGAGGCGACCCTGGTCAACCGCGACGGCCTGCATGCCCGGCCGGCCGCCGACTTCGTCACGCGGGCGTCCGCCTACTCCGCTGCCGTCACCGTCAACGGCCAGAACGCCGCGTCGCTGCTCGGTGTCATGGCCCTCGGGCTGACCCGCGGGGCGCACGTCGTCATCGAGGCGACGGGCGAGGACGCGGACGAGGCCGTGACCGCGTTGGTCGAGCTGATCGAGTCGGGGTTCGGGGAGGCCTGA
- the dhaK gene encoding dihydroxyacetone kinase subunit DhaK: MKKLINDPRAVADEAVAGFAAAHPDLVALSADPLFVRRAEPTRPGRVALVSGGGSGHEPLHAGFVGHGMLDAAVPGPVFTSPTPDPVVAATLAVDAGAGVLHIVKNYTGDVLNFETAAELAEAEGVRVRTVVVDDDVAVTDSLYTAGRRGVAGTVLVERIAGAAAERGDDLEAVAGIAERVIGQVRSMGVAIRACTVPHAGEPSFALEDDEMEIGIGIHGEPGRVKLPLEPVDAIVERLLDPVLEDLAAPAGSRVLLMVNGMGATPLSELYIAYRRAAAVLEEAGLTVARSLVGDYVTALDMEGLSLTVLLLDDELVGLWDSPVQTAALRWGR; encoded by the coding sequence GTGAAGAAGCTGATCAACGACCCGAGGGCGGTGGCCGACGAGGCCGTCGCGGGCTTCGCCGCCGCCCATCCCGATCTGGTCGCCCTGAGCGCGGATCCGCTGTTCGTCCGTCGCGCGGAGCCCACCCGCCCCGGGCGCGTGGCGCTCGTCAGCGGTGGTGGCAGCGGGCACGAGCCGCTGCATGCCGGCTTCGTGGGGCACGGCATGCTCGACGCGGCCGTGCCCGGCCCCGTGTTCACGAGCCCCACCCCGGATCCCGTCGTCGCCGCCACCCTGGCCGTGGACGCCGGAGCGGGCGTGCTGCACATCGTGAAGAACTACACGGGCGACGTCCTCAACTTCGAGACCGCGGCCGAGCTCGCGGAGGCGGAGGGCGTGCGGGTGCGGACCGTGGTGGTCGACGACGACGTCGCCGTCACCGACTCCCTCTACACGGCCGGCCGCCGCGGGGTGGCGGGGACGGTGCTCGTCGAGCGCATCGCGGGCGCCGCCGCGGAGCGTGGGGACGACCTCGAGGCCGTGGCCGGGATCGCCGAGCGGGTGATCGGGCAGGTCAGGAGCATGGGCGTCGCCATCCGCGCGTGCACCGTCCCGCACGCCGGCGAGCCGAGCTTCGCGCTCGAGGACGACGAGATGGAGATCGGCATCGGGATCCACGGGGAGCCCGGCCGCGTCAAGCTGCCGCTCGAGCCGGTGGACGCGATCGTCGAGCGGCTGCTCGACCCGGTGCTCGAGGACCTCGCCGCTCCGGCCGGCAGCCGCGTGCTGCTGATGGTGAACGGGATGGGCGCGACACCGCTGTCTGAGCTCTACATCGCGTACCGCCGAGCGGCCGCCGTGCTCGAGGAGGCCGGCCTGACCGTCGCCCGGAGCCTCGTGGGAGACTACGTCACGGCCCTCGACATGGAGGGACTGTCCCTCACGGTGCTGCTGCTCGACGACGAGCTCGTCGGCCTGTGGGACTCGCCCGTGCAGACCGCCGCGCTGCGGTGGGGGAGGTAG
- a CDS encoding glutathione peroxidase, with the protein MTNPRLDPIPLTTLQGEATTFGAYADKVVLVVNVASRCGLAPQYEKLEQLQRTYGERGFTVIGFPSNQFLQELGSAEAIDEYCSTTWGVTFPMMEKVKVNGRSAHPVYAELTKTPDADGKAGRVKWNFEKFVVTPSGAVHRFRPTVEPDAPEIVSLIEAELPA; encoded by the coding sequence ATGACGAATCCCCGGCTCGACCCGATCCCGCTCACCACCCTCCAGGGCGAGGCCACCACGTTCGGCGCGTACGCCGACAAGGTCGTGCTGGTCGTCAACGTCGCCTCGCGCTGCGGCCTCGCGCCGCAGTACGAGAAGCTCGAGCAGCTGCAGCGCACCTACGGCGAGCGGGGCTTCACCGTCATCGGATTCCCGAGCAACCAGTTCCTCCAGGAGCTCGGATCCGCGGAGGCCATCGACGAGTACTGCTCCACCACCTGGGGCGTCACCTTCCCGATGATGGAGAAGGTCAAGGTCAACGGCCGGTCCGCCCACCCCGTCTACGCGGAGCTGACGAAGACGCCCGACGCGGACGGGAAGGCCGGCCGCGTGAAGTGGAACTTCGAGAAGTTCGTCGTCACGCCGTCGGGGGCCGTGCACCGCTTCCGCCCCACGGTCGAGCCCGACGCACCCGAGATCGTGTCGCTGATCGAGGCCGAGCTGCCCGCCTGA